A part of Timaviella obliquedivisa GSE-PSE-MK23-08B genomic DNA contains:
- the psbA gene encoding photosystem II q(b) protein: MTTTFQKQQDSGLWDRFCNWVTSTDNRIYVGWFGVLMIPCLLSATICFIIAFIGAPPVDIDGIREPVAGSLLYGNNIITGAVIPSSNAIGLHFYPIWEAASLDEWLYNGGTYQLVVFHFLIGIFAYMGRQWELSYRLGMRPWICVAYSAPVAAATSVLLIYPIGQGSFSDGMPLGISGTFNFMFVFQAEHNILMHPFHMLGVAGVFGGALFSAMHGSLVTSSLVRETTETESLNYGYKFGQEEETYNIVAAHGYFGRLIFQYASFNNSRSLHFLLGAWPVVGIWFTALGISTMAFNLNGFNFNQSILDSQGRVVNTWADVLNRANLGMEVMHERNAHNFPLDLAAGAATPVALTAPVIGG, encoded by the coding sequence ATGACAACTACTTTCCAAAAGCAGCAAGACTCTGGGTTATGGGATCGTTTTTGCAACTGGGTTACCTCCACTGATAACCGCATTTATGTTGGTTGGTTCGGTGTGTTGATGATTCCCTGCCTTCTTAGCGCTACCATCTGTTTCATCATCGCTTTTATTGGAGCTCCACCTGTAGATATTGATGGAATTCGGGAGCCTGTGGCTGGCTCGTTGCTGTATGGCAACAATATCATAACGGGGGCGGTGATTCCTTCTTCTAATGCGATCGGGTTGCACTTTTATCCCATCTGGGAAGCCGCTTCCTTAGATGAGTGGTTGTATAACGGTGGTACTTATCAATTGGTCGTTTTTCACTTCCTCATTGGGATTTTTGCTTACATGGGTCGGCAGTGGGAATTGTCCTACCGTCTAGGGATGCGTCCTTGGATTTGCGTTGCCTATTCTGCCCCGGTGGCGGCAGCAACCTCCGTGTTGTTGATCTATCCCATTGGTCAAGGTTCATTCTCTGATGGGATGCCTTTGGGGATCTCTGGAACCTTTAACTTCATGTTTGTGTTCCAAGCCGAGCACAATATTTTGATGCACCCCTTTCATATGTTGGGCGTGGCTGGTGTATTTGGTGGCGCTTTATTCTCCGCCATGCATGGCTCGTTGGTAACTTCGAGCTTGGTTCGCGAGACGACTGAAACCGAATCTTTGAACTATGGTTACAAGTTTGGGCAAGAAGAGGAGACCTACAACATCGTTGCGGCTCATGGCTACTTCGGTCGGTTGATTTTTCAATATGCCTCCTTCAACAACTCGCGGAGCTTGCACTTCTTGTTAGGTGCCTGGCCCGTCGTGGGGATTTGGTTTACAGCATTGGGCATTAGCACGATGGCATTTAACTTGAACGGATTCAATTTCAACCAGTCTATTCTGGACTCACAAGGTCGTGTCGTGAATACTTGGGCAGATGTGCTGAACCGGGCAAACTTGGGAATGGAAGTGATGCACGAGCGGAATGCTCATAACTTCCCGCTTGATTTAGCAGCAGGTGCTGCTACTCCTGTGGCTTTGACTGCTCCAGTTATTGGGGGTTAG
- a CDS encoding alpha/beta hydrolase gives MLQFQPPGFGQKVIKTSLGAMAYYTPIASPWRTLNSSSPFNHDEFPPLVFLHSLGGGSSAYEWSKVYPAFAPRYCVIAPDLIGWGQSAHPVRTYRVEDYFTILTEMLEAIGSPVPVVASSLTAGITIRLAIQRPDLFKMLFLVSPAGYADFGADYGRNVAAQIAGIPGVDQVIYALGAANEIAVRNFLEQFLFADRSRLTQETVEAYLASAQQPNAAYAALASLRGDLCFDLSLYMSQLTVPTAIVWSEASRFGTVETGERLAKLSEAVKWVWTIANAGVLPQLETPATVTGLLLKALKMQSV, from the coding sequence ATGTTGCAATTTCAACCCCCAGGATTTGGGCAGAAAGTGATTAAGACTTCACTGGGCGCGATGGCTTACTATACGCCGATCGCCTCTCCATGGCGCACTCTCAATTCATCAAGCCCATTTAATCATGACGAATTCCCTCCTCTCGTTTTCCTCCATAGTCTAGGCGGCGGTTCCTCTGCTTACGAATGGTCAAAGGTTTATCCGGCGTTTGCTCCGCGCTATTGTGTTATTGCTCCTGATCTAATTGGTTGGGGACAATCTGCCCATCCTGTTAGAACGTATCGGGTTGAAGATTACTTCACCATTCTGACCGAAATGCTTGAAGCAATTGGCAGCCCTGTGCCTGTTGTTGCCTCGTCCCTTACGGCAGGGATTACAATCCGTTTAGCGATCCAACGTCCTGATTTGTTCAAAATGCTCTTCCTGGTTTCTCCGGCTGGATATGCTGACTTTGGAGCGGATTATGGGCGTAACGTGGCGGCACAGATTGCCGGGATTCCGGGAGTTGACCAAGTGATTTATGCTTTGGGTGCAGCGAATGAGATCGCGGTACGGAATTTTTTGGAGCAGTTTTTGTTTGCTGATCGATCGCGCCTGACGCAGGAAACGGTTGAGGCTTACTTGGCTTCTGCCCAACAGCCAAACGCTGCATATGCGGCATTAGCTTCGCTCCGGGGCGATCTTTGCTTCGATTTATCGCTTTATATGTCTCAGTTAACAGTGCCAACCGCAATAGTTTGGAGTGAGGCATCGCGCTTTGGAACGGTAGAAACTGGGGAACGATTGGCGAAACTTTCGGAGGCAGTGAAGTGGGTTTGGACGATCGCCAATGCTGGAGTTTTGCCTCAACTGGAAACCCCGGCGACTGTGACTGGTTTACTCCTTAAAGCCCTGAAGATGCAGTCGGTCTGA
- a CDS encoding adenosine deaminase has protein sequence MALYAELHRHLGGSVVPRVLWRYFERNRSDLAEPFATYDQFETFFTRPRNTLDEYLELHTLVEKVQTEASLPYFIYRLMRGAYVFENLAYLELRYTPYLRTSSDLTQTERIDRMADIVDVVGKASQVGEYPIVTSQILCMHSRLPYEVNRAIVDLAAQMKHYVCAIDLAGGDGHYRDRLDEFVELYAYARSLNVNTTGHVYETTAGCYPELLPYLMRIGHGIQIPILHPELLSDLASRGQCLEVCPTTYLKTGTLKDIQQLKVVFDRCFEAGVDIAICTDNAGLHNVRLPFEYENLLTYDIISFEQLQACQDAAFRHAFAWKHQQHPASILNSILAADLALVR, from the coding sequence GTGGCTTTATACGCAGAACTTCATCGCCATCTTGGAGGTTCGGTTGTGCCGCGCGTCCTGTGGCGCTACTTTGAGCGCAACCGCAGCGATTTAGCTGAACCTTTTGCAACCTACGACCAGTTTGAAACCTTTTTCACCCGCCCTCGTAACACCTTAGACGAATATTTAGAGCTACATACCCTTGTAGAAAAAGTGCAAACCGAAGCCTCTCTTCCCTACTTTATCTATCGCTTAATGCGAGGCGCATACGTCTTTGAGAACCTGGCATATCTCGAACTTCGGTACACGCCTTATTTACGAACTTCCAGCGATCTCACCCAAACCGAGCGCATCGATCGCATGGCAGATATTGTCGATGTGGTCGGTAAGGCCAGTCAAGTGGGCGAATACCCCATTGTGACCAGCCAAATTCTTTGTATGCACTCGCGCTTACCCTACGAGGTGAACCGCGCCATTGTAGACTTGGCAGCGCAGATGAAGCATTACGTCTGTGCGATCGATCTAGCCGGAGGTGACGGACATTACCGCGATCGCCTTGATGAATTTGTTGAGCTATATGCTTACGCGCGATCGCTGAACGTCAATACCACAGGACACGTCTACGAAACCACCGCTGGCTGCTACCCCGAACTGTTGCCGTACCTAATGAGAATTGGGCATGGCATTCAAATTCCAATCTTGCACCCCGAACTGCTGAGCGACTTGGCATCTCGGGGACAGTGTTTGGAAGTTTGCCCCACGACCTACCTCAAAACCGGAACGCTCAAGGATATCCAGCAGCTTAAAGTAGTGTTCGATCGCTGCTTTGAAGCCGGAGTTGATATCGCCATTTGCACTGACAACGCTGGACTTCACAATGTGCGGCTGCCCTTTGAGTATGAGAACCTGCTCACTTATGACATCATTAGCTTTGAGCAGTTGCAAGCTTGTCAGGACGCTGCTTTCCGGCACGCTTTCGCCTGGAAACATCAACAGCATCCGGCATCAATTTTAAACAGCATTCTAGCAGCTGACTTAGCCCTGGTTCGATAA
- a CDS encoding DUF790 family protein produces the protein MLPTELLMSRPNGEELVPKRLSLDSKNLAIATHLINLFQQSQGNPQKELDRLLQELEGESTDYRIKRGLAHLLKSETFSTFEIISPLDPQILRQRVFALSAHSPPIPQAASATLTSLALQLSEELDHEVSPDQIRTGLYADLAENRILTQFNLPTPEALLHRYNLSQVQGIFYKASQIRINAHRNDPGEYKLLFRYLKLFGLMAYIEGDAEHGFAIAIDGPSSLFKPSTRYGLDIAKMIPALLHVTKWSLSADLQIKDPYTKEQKTRRFSLDSGCGLVSHYPPGKPYDSMLESAFADRWAALKTDWVLEREVDLIPIPGSVMIPDFRLVHPDGRSVLLEIVGYWRPEYLRKKFSQVRQSGCDNLILAISERLNLEKAGVKVADTPAKIIWFKDKLLPKSVLAALED, from the coding sequence GTGCTGCCAACTGAGCTATTAATGTCACGCCCGAATGGCGAGGAACTGGTGCCGAAGCGGTTGAGCTTAGATAGTAAGAATTTGGCGATCGCCACTCATCTCATTAACCTATTTCAGCAATCTCAAGGCAACCCTCAAAAAGAACTCGATCGCCTCTTGCAAGAACTAGAAGGCGAAAGCACCGACTACCGCATTAAACGCGGGCTAGCACATCTACTTAAAAGCGAAACCTTCAGCACCTTTGAAATCATTAGCCCCCTTGATCCCCAGATTTTACGACAACGGGTTTTTGCCCTGTCTGCCCACTCGCCACCCATCCCTCAGGCTGCTTCAGCCACACTGACCAGCCTAGCGCTTCAACTCAGTGAAGAACTTGACCATGAAGTTTCACCCGATCAAATTCGCACCGGACTCTATGCCGATCTTGCTGAGAACCGCATCCTGACCCAGTTCAATCTGCCCACTCCAGAAGCACTCCTGCATCGCTACAATCTTTCTCAAGTGCAGGGCATTTTTTATAAAGCGAGTCAAATCCGGATTAATGCCCATCGTAATGATCCGGGGGAATACAAGCTGCTATTTCGCTATCTGAAGCTATTTGGGCTAATGGCATATATTGAGGGCGATGCCGAGCATGGCTTTGCGATCGCCATTGATGGACCCAGCAGTTTGTTCAAACCTAGTACTCGCTATGGGTTGGACATTGCCAAAATGATTCCAGCATTATTGCATGTGACCAAATGGAGCCTCAGTGCTGATTTGCAGATTAAAGATCCCTATACCAAAGAGCAAAAAACACGACGATTTAGCCTCGACTCGGGCTGTGGATTAGTCAGCCATTATCCACCCGGAAAGCCCTACGACAGTATGCTAGAAAGTGCCTTTGCCGATCGGTGGGCAGCCCTTAAAACAGACTGGGTACTAGAGCGAGAAGTCGATCTGATTCCGATTCCAGGCAGCGTTATGATTCCTGACTTTCGGTTGGTGCATCCGGACGGGCGATCGGTGTTACTAGAAATTGTGGGCTATTGGCGACCCGAATATCTGCGTAAAAAGTTTTCGCAGGTGCGACAGTCGGGCTGTGACAATTTGATTTTGGCAATTTCGGAACGGTTGAACCTGGAGAAAGCCGGAGTGAAAGTGGCAGATACTCCTGCAAAAATCATCTGGTTCAAAGACAAGTTATTACCAAAATCAGTGTTGGCAGCATTAGAAGATTGA
- a CDS encoding histidine kinase, translated as MEAQFPQFKRSEAPLQLLLFIDKRPSSSEKIRQIRQFLKEAAADDTYYDLQIVDVGEQPHLAEYFKLMATPSLIRIYPEPRQVLAGSDLVAQLGSWWGRWQRVVDEHWLAQGAPNAYENTSSSNISSSNRVPSIAHSAELLQLSDEIFRLHREKEELQAQVRFKDQLISMLAHDLRNPLTAVSIAIETLEIGNNSRDEAGGTRLNPALMAQIMKHARTQTKAIDRMITDVLQAAREKGAGIKIQPEEVNLTVLCLEVLNQLSEQFKIKAHHVAIDIPSDLPSVYADPERIKQVMINLLDNAVKYTPENGTIQISILHRTSQKVQVSIGDDGPGIPEENQQSIFEDCFRLKRDEAKEGYGIGLGLCKRVVQAHYGQIWVDSSPNHGSCFHFTLPVYCGVPIP; from the coding sequence ATGGAGGCACAGTTCCCTCAATTCAAGCGCTCTGAAGCTCCTCTCCAGCTCTTGCTCTTTATTGACAAGCGCCCAAGTTCCAGTGAGAAAATCCGACAGATTCGACAGTTTTTAAAGGAGGCGGCAGCCGATGATACTTATTATGATCTGCAAATCGTTGATGTTGGTGAACAGCCTCACCTAGCAGAGTACTTTAAGTTAATGGCAACGCCCTCTTTAATTCGGATTTATCCAGAGCCTCGCCAAGTTTTGGCAGGCAGCGATTTGGTGGCTCAGCTGGGCAGTTGGTGGGGACGCTGGCAGCGAGTGGTCGATGAGCACTGGTTGGCGCAGGGCGCTCCTAATGCCTACGAAAATACATCTAGCTCTAATATATCTAGCTCTAACAGAGTCCCTTCGATCGCCCATTCTGCTGAACTTCTTCAACTCTCTGACGAAATTTTTCGACTCCATCGAGAAAAAGAAGAGCTTCAGGCACAAGTCCGCTTTAAGGATCAGCTTATTTCCATGCTAGCTCATGATTTGCGCAATCCTCTCACAGCAGTGTCGATCGCCATTGAGACTTTAGAAATAGGCAACAACTCCCGCGACGAAGCAGGCGGCACTCGTCTCAACCCAGCTTTGATGGCCCAAATCATGAAACATGCCCGCACCCAAACCAAAGCCATCGATCGGATGATTACCGATGTTTTGCAAGCGGCAAGGGAAAAAGGTGCAGGCATTAAAATTCAGCCTGAAGAGGTCAACCTGACGGTGCTTTGCTTGGAGGTACTGAATCAATTGAGCGAACAATTCAAAATTAAAGCTCATCACGTGGCGATCGATATTCCTTCAGACTTGCCTAGTGTTTATGCAGACCCTGAGCGCATCAAACAGGTCATGATTAATCTTCTAGACAATGCTGTTAAATACACGCCCGAAAACGGCACCATTCAGATCAGCATTCTGCACCGCACGAGCCAAAAAGTTCAGGTTAGTATTGGCGACGATGGGCCCGGCATTCCTGAAGAAAACCAGCAAAGTATTTTTGAAGACTGCTTTCGCTTGAAGCGAGACGAAGCTAAGGAGGGCTACGGAATTGGGTTAGGACTCTGTAAGCGAGTGGTGCAAGCTCACTATGGTCAAATTTGGGTAGACTCTAGTCCTAATCACGGTAGTTGCTTCCACTTTACTCTCCCTGTTTACTGCGGCGTTCCAATCCCTTAA
- the aroC gene encoding chorismate synthase: MGNTFGHLFRITTFGESHGGGVGVVIDGCPPLLEISSEEIQFELDRRRPGQSKITTPRNESDTCEILSGVFAGKTTGTPIAILVRNKDARSQDYDEMAQKYRPSHADATYDAKYGIRNWQGGGRSSARETIGRVAAGAIAKKILRQVAAIEIVGYVKRIKDLEGVIDPNTVTLEQVERNIVRCPDLECGDRMIELIEQTGRQGDSIGGVVECVARGLPKGLGMPVFDKLEADLAKGVMSLPASKGFEIGSGFAGTLMTGSEHNDEFYTDAAGAIRTVTNRSGGTQGGITNGENIIIRVAFKPTATIRKEQRTVTQSGEETMLAAKGRHDPCVLPRAVPMVEAMVALVLCDHLMRQQGQCGVL, translated from the coding sequence ATGGGCAATACTTTTGGTCATCTTTTTCGCATTACCACCTTTGGTGAATCCCATGGTGGCGGGGTTGGGGTTGTCATTGATGGTTGCCCACCACTACTAGAAATCTCATCTGAAGAAATTCAGTTTGAACTCGATCGCCGTCGTCCAGGTCAGAGCAAAATCACGACACCTCGCAACGAAAGTGATACCTGCGAGATACTTTCGGGTGTGTTTGCTGGAAAAACAACTGGAACACCGATCGCCATCTTAGTGCGTAACAAAGACGCACGATCCCAGGACTACGATGAAATGGCGCAGAAGTATCGTCCTTCCCATGCTGATGCAACCTATGATGCCAAGTATGGTATTCGTAACTGGCAAGGCGGCGGCAGGTCGTCGGCAAGGGAAACGATTGGACGGGTCGCAGCAGGGGCGATCGCCAAGAAAATTCTTCGCCAAGTTGCTGCGATCGAAATTGTTGGCTACGTTAAACGCATTAAAGATCTAGAAGGCGTGATTGATCCCAATACGGTAACTCTAGAGCAAGTTGAGCGCAACATTGTGCGTTGTCCTGACTTGGAATGTGGCGATCGCATGATTGAATTAATTGAACAAACTGGACGACAGGGCGACTCCATTGGAGGCGTTGTAGAATGCGTTGCTCGGGGTTTGCCTAAAGGGTTAGGGATGCCTGTTTTTGACAAACTAGAGGCAGACTTAGCTAAAGGCGTGATGTCGCTGCCTGCCTCCAAAGGCTTTGAGATTGGCTCCGGTTTTGCTGGCACTCTGATGACGGGCAGCGAACATAATGACGAGTTTTACACCGACGCAGCAGGAGCGATCCGGACTGTCACCAATCGATCGGGCGGTACGCAAGGCGGCATTACCAATGGCGAGAATATAATCATCCGCGTAGCGTTTAAGCCGACTGCTACGATTCGCAAAGAGCAACGCACAGTTACCCAATCTGGGGAAGAGACGATGCTTGCTGCTAAAGGTAGACATGATCCCTGCGTGTTACCCCGCGCCGTGCCGATGGTCGAAGCCATGGTGGCGCTTGTGCTGTGCGATCACCTGATGCGGCAGCAAGGACAATGCGGGGTGTTGTAA
- a CDS encoding glycosyltransferase family 4 protein, with protein MKILVLAWEFPPRIVGGISRHVAELYPEIVQTGNEVHLLTVEFGLAPHYEVVEGIHVHRVPVAESQDFFHWVVNMNASMGQHGGKLMQEEAPFDIIHAHDWLVADAAIALKNLFNVPLVATIHATEYGRYNGLYTDTHRYISQKEATLAHEAWRVIVCTNYMRLEIERVFQCPWDKIDVVYNGVRRDQPPLLNFDATSFRRRFAADQEKIVYYVGRMTYEKGVDLLLSAAPQVLREMQGRVKFVIIGGGNTDHLKRQAWDLGIWHKCYFTGFMSEHDLMRFRTIADCSVFPSLYEPFGIVALESFAVGVPVVVSDTGGLPEVVRHGKTGIVTQTGNPDSIAWGILEMLKNPERAKQWSEDAYKDLEARFSWNKLAQQTEAIYGRVLHEQGKSSAAN; from the coding sequence ATGAAGATTCTGGTGCTGGCGTGGGAGTTTCCACCCCGAATTGTCGGGGGAATTTCTCGTCATGTGGCAGAGCTATATCCGGAAATAGTGCAGACTGGAAACGAGGTGCACTTGCTAACGGTGGAGTTTGGATTAGCTCCGCACTACGAGGTAGTTGAAGGAATTCATGTGCATCGGGTGCCTGTGGCAGAGAGCCAAGACTTTTTCCATTGGGTCGTTAACATGAATGCCAGTATGGGGCAACATGGGGGCAAGCTTATGCAAGAAGAAGCTCCTTTTGACATTATTCATGCTCATGACTGGCTGGTAGCTGATGCCGCGATCGCTCTTAAAAATCTCTTTAACGTGCCTCTAGTCGCCACAATTCACGCGACAGAATATGGTCGTTATAACGGCTTATACACTGACACTCACCGCTACATTAGTCAAAAAGAAGCCACACTTGCCCATGAAGCCTGGCGGGTAATTGTTTGTACCAACTACATGCGCCTAGAAATAGAGCGAGTCTTCCAGTGCCCCTGGGACAAAATTGATGTGGTTTACAACGGCGTGCGGCGAGATCAGCCGCCGCTGCTCAACTTTGATGCCACTTCATTCCGTCGTCGTTTTGCCGCTGACCAAGAAAAAATTGTTTACTACGTTGGGCGCATGACCTATGAGAAAGGCGTTGATTTACTGTTGAGTGCTGCCCCTCAGGTACTTCGGGAAATGCAGGGTCGCGTTAAATTTGTCATTATTGGGGGAGGCAACACCGATCATCTCAAGCGCCAAGCCTGGGATTTAGGCATTTGGCACAAGTGCTATTTCACAGGCTTTATGTCTGAACATGACCTGATGCGTTTCCGCACGATCGCCGACTGTTCTGTTTTCCCTAGCCTGTATGAACCTTTTGGCATTGTGGCACTGGAAAGTTTTGCGGTAGGTGTCCCCGTTGTGGTTTCAGATACAGGCGGTTTGCCTGAAGTGGTGCGCCACGGCAAGACGGGAATCGTGACTCAAACAGGCAATCCAGACTCGATCGCCTGGGGCATTTTAGAAATGTTGAAAAATCCAGAGCGAGCCAAACAATGGTCTGAAGATGCTTACAAAGATTTGGAGGCACGCTTTAGTTGGAATAAGCTAGCGCAACAAACTGAGGCAATTTACGGTCGGGTACTGCACGAGCAAGGGAAATCCAGTGCTGCCAACTGA
- a CDS encoding DUF3172 domain-containing protein yields the protein MTQTTPIPTQTIAKSSPNPVHVSQPRTQPGCVIRSSNWSILQSRNLVTSEDVNQCNNRVNTFGFTGDIEKRDAASHQIDCLYQNDAASNLFLPQTGNDSMAPEVNRF from the coding sequence ATGACTCAGACCACTCCGATCCCTACTCAGACGATCGCGAAGAGCAGCCCAAACCCTGTCCACGTTTCCCAACCTAGAACGCAGCCCGGATGCGTGATTCGGAGTAGCAACTGGAGCATTCTTCAAAGTCGCAATCTGGTGACTTCTGAAGATGTCAATCAATGCAATAACCGCGTGAATACGTTTGGCTTTACGGGCGATATTGAAAAGCGCGATGCAGCCAGCCATCAAATTGATTGCCTTTATCAAAACGACGCTGCTAGTAACTTGTTCTTGCCCCAAACTGGCAATGACAGCATGGCTCCTGAGGTGAATCGGTTTTAG
- a CDS encoding ABC transporter ATP-binding protein gives MLRIEKLNKRYGDRLVLQDLDFSIAEGEVYGLLGPNGAGKTTTINIICDLLRADSGAIYIEGKSVCQATKKLIGIAPQENLLYQSLTCRENLDFFARLYGLSKSERVEQVNNCLEAVNLVDRANSPVETLSGGMQRRLSVAIALVHQPKLVILDEPTTGLDIEARYELWELIRQLKNQGITTLLTTHLLEEAERLCQRIGILKEGKLLAEGTLTELQQLIPAQEIVMVQTEDEAEAIARAQQQGFTPRYYGRDLAFWIPKHLELKDIIERFDGITLSSISRQPIRLEHIYVEVTGSQSDFLRC, from the coding sequence TTGCTGCGAATTGAAAAGCTAAACAAGAGGTATGGCGATCGCCTGGTTCTACAAGACCTAGATTTCTCTATTGCAGAAGGTGAAGTGTACGGGTTGTTAGGGCCAAATGGAGCAGGCAAAACAACAACGATTAACATTATTTGCGATTTGCTCAGAGCCGATAGCGGAGCTATTTATATTGAAGGTAAATCTGTTTGCCAAGCCACCAAGAAGCTAATTGGCATTGCTCCTCAAGAGAATCTGCTCTATCAATCTTTGACCTGCCGAGAAAACTTAGACTTTTTTGCCCGGCTCTACGGTCTATCTAAATCTGAAAGAGTCGAGCAAGTTAACAATTGTCTAGAGGCTGTGAATTTAGTTGATCGGGCAAATAGCCCCGTTGAAACCCTTAGCGGTGGAATGCAGCGACGACTGAGTGTGGCGATCGCGCTGGTTCATCAACCCAAGCTTGTGATTCTGGATGAACCCACCACCGGACTCGATATCGAAGCCCGCTATGAACTTTGGGAACTGATTCGCCAACTCAAAAACCAGGGGATCACAACACTGTTAACGACTCATTTGCTAGAAGAAGCCGAGCGATTATGTCAGCGGATAGGCATCCTTAAAGAAGGAAAGCTTTTGGCAGAAGGAACTTTGACCGAGTTGCAGCAACTGATTCCGGCTCAAGAAATCGTCATGGTGCAAACTGAAGATGAAGCAGAGGCGATCGCCCGTGCTCAGCAGCAAGGCTTTACCCCTCGCTACTATGGTCGTGACCTTGCCTTCTGGATACCCAAACACTTAGAGCTAAAAGACATCATTGAGCGATTCGATGGCATTACCCTTAGCTCTATTTCCCGCCAGCCCATTCGCTTAGAACACATCTATGTCGAGGTGACGGGGAGCCAGAGTGATTTTCTAAGGTGCTAG
- a CDS encoding polymer-forming cytoskeletal protein codes for MFGRKKTSSSLTYLNATSEIQGNLNVEGDLRVDGVVHGTVHVKGDMELSQTGLIEGAELKAHNLIIHGVVKARVVAEGRLTLSKTARLEGDVTAQSLDIQIGACYSGHIDTALDEMRALPTASTRFPELMGQEDSVRN; via the coding sequence ATGTTTGGGCGAAAGAAAACCAGTTCATCGTTGACGTACCTCAATGCGACGAGTGAAATTCAGGGAAACTTGAACGTAGAAGGAGATCTGCGGGTAGATGGCGTTGTGCATGGCACAGTTCATGTCAAAGGAGATATGGAACTCTCGCAAACTGGATTAATTGAAGGCGCAGAACTGAAAGCCCATAACTTAATTATTCATGGAGTCGTAAAAGCAAGAGTAGTCGCAGAGGGACGACTGACCCTCAGCAAAACCGCTCGCTTAGAAGGTGATGTAACGGCTCAATCTCTAGATATTCAAATAGGTGCTTGCTACTCAGGACATATTGACACTGCCTTAGACGAAATGCGAGCCTTGCCTACAGCAAGCACACGTTTTCCTGAACTGATGGGACAGGAAGATAGCGTTCGCAACTAG
- a CDS encoding ABC transporter permease, whose amino-acid sequence MSSVSFGKYWNETLAVAGRILTELLRRRRSLISWAIFPVSVLVLNGLIVAEKTKLAIGDAFETAAPATLIGAALFFSCLGGSVATVVSEREQRTLKRLFLSPLSGTSYFLGIFVAHTWIGIGQTLIVYLVAALVGAQFNGSFWLGALIILLSIASYVGVGFILGTQFARRTEDVNALVAAFGVPLLILGGVFLPASLFPESLLRWAEYNPIYHMNEALTGVWASGESLSGIARHFWFLVGFATLTVLGGWLSYRRMLVSERRL is encoded by the coding sequence TTGAGTAGCGTCTCTTTTGGTAAATACTGGAACGAAACTTTGGCAGTGGCAGGACGAATTTTAACGGAACTGCTGCGAAGACGGCGATCGTTGATTTCTTGGGCAATTTTCCCTGTCTCAGTCCTTGTTTTGAATGGGCTGATTGTGGCAGAGAAGACGAAGCTGGCGATCGGTGACGCTTTTGAAACAGCAGCTCCAGCAACCTTAATCGGGGCAGCTTTGTTTTTTAGCTGCTTGGGTGGAAGCGTTGCCACCGTCGTTTCTGAACGAGAACAACGAACGCTCAAACGTCTGTTTCTCTCGCCCCTCAGCGGCACGTCTTACTTCTTGGGCATCTTTGTGGCGCATACTTGGATTGGCATTGGTCAAACCTTGATTGTGTATCTAGTTGCTGCGTTAGTTGGGGCGCAATTTAATGGAAGCTTTTGGCTAGGCGCACTAATTATTTTGTTGAGCATTGCCTCCTATGTGGGAGTCGGTTTCATTTTAGGAACTCAGTTTGCTCGCCGCACCGAGGATGTCAATGCTTTAGTCGCTGCGTTTGGTGTACCTCTCCTGATTTTAGGTGGCGTATTTTTACCCGCTTCATTATTTCCAGAAAGCCTGTTGCGTTGGGCAGAATATAACCCGATTTATCATATGAACGAAGCCCTTACAGGCGTATGGGCATCCGGTGAGAGTTTATCTGGAATTGCTCGACATTTTTGGTTTTTGGTGGGCTTTGCGACATTGACGGTTTTGGGTGGATGGCTGTCGTATCGTCGGATGTTGGTTTCAGAAAGGAGGCTATAG